A DNA window from Malus domestica chromosome 12, GDT2T_hap1 contains the following coding sequences:
- the LOC103427610 gene encoding ribulose bisphosphate carboxylase/oxygenase activase, chloroplastic-like isoform X10 encodes MIAVELIHQMVSGLVQLNFNASAFLGNYSWKKLSSKIINHPKTSSTGNFKVSAEYDESKQTSKDRWGGLAFDTSDDQQDITRGKGMVDTLFQAPVGSGTHYAVMSSYDYISTGLRQLDNMMDGFYIAPDFMDKLVVHITKNFLNLPNIKVPLILGIWGGKGQGKSFQCELVFSKMGIKDMLNLNKLDFTALEVYGRNYLKWVQDVKLHLTAKGIRATIEEPIDNKPVDEVEKTTAMILIRRHIHDALQTKYFVEEDPRIFWLAITDRFDHQKDIYFPETRHCWQHLRF; translated from the exons ATGATTGCTGTTGAATTGATTCATCAAATGGTCTCTGGGTTG GTGCAGTTGAACTTCAACGCCTCTGCTTTCTTAGGAAACTACAGCTGGAAGAAGTTGAGCTCCAAGATCATCAACCACCCCAAGACCTCTTCAACTGGGAACTTCAAGGTTTCTGCAGAATACGATGAGTCGAAGCAGACCTCCAAGGACAGGTGGGGAGGACTTGCCTTTGACACTTCAGATGACCAGCAGGACATCACCAGAGGAAAGGGCATGGTGGACACCCTTTTCCAAGCTCCTGTGGGCAGTGGGACCCACTACGCCGTCATGAGCTCCTACGATTACATCAGTACTGGCCTTCGCCA ACTGGACAACATGATGGATGGCTTCTACATTGCTCCAGATTTCATGGACAAACTTGTGGTTCACATTACCAAGAACTTTTTGAACCTGCCCAACATTaag GTTCCTCTTATTTTGGGTATCTGGGGAGGCAAAGGTCAAGGAAAATCATTTCAATGTGAGCTTGTCTTCTCCAAGATGGGAATCAA ggacatgttgaacttgaacaagctcgatttcaccgCTTTGGAAGTATAtggaagaaactacctgaagtgggttcaagacgtgaagctccacctcaccgcaaagggtattagagccaccatcgagGAACCTATCGACAATAAACCCGTCGATGAAGTTGAGAAAACTACTGCTATGATCTTGattcgaagacacatccatgatgcactgcaaaccAAGTACTTTGTTGAGGAAGATCCACGCATCTTCTGGCTTGCTATAACCGATCGTTTCGATCATCAGAAAGACATTTACTTTCCTGAAACAAGACACTGCTGGCAGCATTTACGCTTCTAA
- the LOC103427610 gene encoding uncharacterized protein isoform X5, whose translation MIAVELIHQMVSGLVQLNFNASAFLGNYSWKKLSSKIINHPKTSSTGNFKVSAEYDESKQTSKDRWGGLAFDTSDDQQDITRGKGMVDTLFQAPVGSGTHYAVMSSYDYISTGLRQLDNMMDGFYIAPDFMDKLVVHITKNFLNLPNIKVPLILGIWGGKGQGKSFQCELVFSKMGIKPHAGSPSLSRQSEENTFQAPCRLPVPVLNSQRKHTPGPMPKPNRRPGRTKRTIRDMLNLNKLDFTALEVYGRNYLKWVQDVKLHLTAKGIRATIEEPIDNKPVDEVEKTTAMILIRRHIHDALQTKYFVEEDPRIFWLAITDRFDHQKDIYFPETRHCWQHLRF comes from the exons ATGATTGCTGTTGAATTGATTCATCAAATGGTCTCTGGGTTG GTGCAGTTGAACTTCAACGCCTCTGCTTTCTTAGGAAACTACAGCTGGAAGAAGTTGAGCTCCAAGATCATCAACCACCCCAAGACCTCTTCAACTGGGAACTTCAAGGTTTCTGCAGAATACGATGAGTCGAAGCAGACCTCCAAGGACAGGTGGGGAGGACTTGCCTTTGACACTTCAGATGACCAGCAGGACATCACCAGAGGAAAGGGCATGGTGGACACCCTTTTCCAAGCTCCTGTGGGCAGTGGGACCCACTACGCCGTCATGAGCTCCTACGATTACATCAGTACTGGCCTTCGCCA ACTGGACAACATGATGGATGGCTTCTACATTGCTCCAGATTTCATGGACAAACTTGTGGTTCACATTACCAAGAACTTTTTGAACCTGCCCAACATTaag GTTCCTCTTATTTTGGGTATCTGGGGAGGCAAAGGTCAAGGAAAATCATTTCAATGTGAGCTTGTCTTCTCCAAGATGGGAATCAA gccccatgccggctccccgtctctgagcagacagtcagaggaaaatacattCCAAGCCCCATGTAGGCTCCCggtccctgtgctaaatagtcagaggaaacacactccaggccctatgccaaaaCCAAACCGTCGTCCAGGACGGACCAAAAGGACCattag ggacatgttgaacttgaacaagctcgatttcaccgCTTTGGAAGTATAtggaagaaactacctgaagtgggttcaagacgtgaagctccacctcaccgcaaagggtattagagccaccatcgagGAACCTATCGACAATAAACCCGTCGATGAAGTTGAGAAAACTACTGCTATGATCTTGattcgaagacacatccatgatgcactgcaaaccAAGTACTTTGTTGAGGAAGATCCACGCATCTTCTGGCTTGCTATAACCGATCGTTTCGATCATCAGAAAGACATTTACTTTCCTGAAACAAGACACTGCTGGCAGCATTTACGCTTCTAA
- the LOC103427610 gene encoding ribulose bisphosphate carboxylase/oxygenase activase, chloroplastic-like isoform X9, which yields MAASVSAATIAAVNRSPLNFNASAFLGNYSWKKLSSKIINHPKTSSTGNFKVSAEYDESKQTSKDRWGGLAFDTSDDQQDITRGKGMVDTLFQAPVGSGTHYAVMSSYDYISTGLRQLDNMMDGFYIAPDFMDKLVVHITKNFLNLPNIKVPLILGIWGGKGQGKSFQCELVFSKMGIKDMLNLNKLDFTALEVYGRNYLKWVQDVKLHLTAKGIRATIEEPIDNKPVDEVEKTTAMILIRRHIHDALQTKYFVEEDPRIFWLAITDRFDHQKDIYFPETRHCWQHLRF from the exons ATGGCTGCTTCAGTCTCAGCAGCAACCATCGCGGCCGTCAACAGATCACCG TTGAACTTCAACGCCTCTGCTTTCTTAGGAAACTACAGCTGGAAGAAGTTGAGCTCCAAGATCATCAACCACCCCAAGACCTCTTCAACTGGGAACTTCAAGGTTTCTGCAGAATACGATGAGTCGAAGCAGACCTCCAAGGACAGGTGGGGAGGACTTGCCTTTGACACTTCAGATGACCAGCAGGACATCACCAGAGGAAAGGGCATGGTGGACACCCTTTTCCAAGCTCCTGTGGGCAGTGGGACCCACTACGCCGTCATGAGCTCCTACGATTACATCAGTACTGGCCTTCGCCA ACTGGACAACATGATGGATGGCTTCTACATTGCTCCAGATTTCATGGACAAACTTGTGGTTCACATTACCAAGAACTTTTTGAACCTGCCCAACATTaag GTTCCTCTTATTTTGGGTATCTGGGGAGGCAAAGGTCAAGGAAAATCATTTCAATGTGAGCTTGTCTTCTCCAAGATGGGAATCAA ggacatgttgaacttgaacaagctcgatttcaccgCTTTGGAAGTATAtggaagaaactacctgaagtgggttcaagacgtgaagctccacctcaccgcaaagggtattagagccaccatcgagGAACCTATCGACAATAAACCCGTCGATGAAGTTGAGAAAACTACTGCTATGATCTTGattcgaagacacatccatgatgcactgcaaaccAAGTACTTTGTTGAGGAAGATCCACGCATCTTCTGGCTTGCTATAACCGATCGTTTCGATCATCAGAAAGACATTTACTTTCCTGAAACAAGACACTGCTGGCAGCATTTACGCTTCTAA
- the LOC103427610 gene encoding uncharacterized protein isoform X6 translates to MIAVELIHQMVSGLLNFNASAFLGNYSWKKLSSKIINHPKTSSTGNFKVSAEYDESKQTSKDRWGGLAFDTSDDQQDITRGKGMVDTLFQAPVGSGTHYAVMSSYDYISTGLRQLDNMMDGFYIAPDFMDKLVVHITKNFLNLPNIKVPLILGIWGGKGQGKSFQCELVFSKMGIKPHAGSPSLSRQSEENTFQAPCRLPVPVLNSQRKHTPGPMPKPNRRPGRTKRTIRDMLNLNKLDFTALEVYGRNYLKWVQDVKLHLTAKGIRATIEEPIDNKPVDEVEKTTAMILIRRHIHDALQTKYFVEEDPRIFWLAITDRFDHQKDIYFPETRHCWQHLRF, encoded by the exons ATGATTGCTGTTGAATTGATTCATCAAATGGTCTCTGGGTTG TTGAACTTCAACGCCTCTGCTTTCTTAGGAAACTACAGCTGGAAGAAGTTGAGCTCCAAGATCATCAACCACCCCAAGACCTCTTCAACTGGGAACTTCAAGGTTTCTGCAGAATACGATGAGTCGAAGCAGACCTCCAAGGACAGGTGGGGAGGACTTGCCTTTGACACTTCAGATGACCAGCAGGACATCACCAGAGGAAAGGGCATGGTGGACACCCTTTTCCAAGCTCCTGTGGGCAGTGGGACCCACTACGCCGTCATGAGCTCCTACGATTACATCAGTACTGGCCTTCGCCA ACTGGACAACATGATGGATGGCTTCTACATTGCTCCAGATTTCATGGACAAACTTGTGGTTCACATTACCAAGAACTTTTTGAACCTGCCCAACATTaag GTTCCTCTTATTTTGGGTATCTGGGGAGGCAAAGGTCAAGGAAAATCATTTCAATGTGAGCTTGTCTTCTCCAAGATGGGAATCAA gccccatgccggctccccgtctctgagcagacagtcagaggaaaatacattCCAAGCCCCATGTAGGCTCCCggtccctgtgctaaatagtcagaggaaacacactccaggccctatgccaaaaCCAAACCGTCGTCCAGGACGGACCAAAAGGACCattag ggacatgttgaacttgaacaagctcgatttcaccgCTTTGGAAGTATAtggaagaaactacctgaagtgggttcaagacgtgaagctccacctcaccgcaaagggtattagagccaccatcgagGAACCTATCGACAATAAACCCGTCGATGAAGTTGAGAAAACTACTGCTATGATCTTGattcgaagacacatccatgatgcactgcaaaccAAGTACTTTGTTGAGGAAGATCCACGCATCTTCTGGCTTGCTATAACCGATCGTTTCGATCATCAGAAAGACATTTACTTTCCTGAAACAAGACACTGCTGGCAGCATTTACGCTTCTAA
- the LOC103427610 gene encoding uncharacterized protein isoform X2 yields the protein MIAVELIHQMVSGLEGEVDLIESKQLNFNASAFLGNYSWKKLSSKIINHPKTSSTGNFKVSAEYDESKQTSKDRWGGLAFDTSDDQQDITRGKGMVDTLFQAPVGSGTHYAVMSSYDYISTGLRQLDNMMDGFYIAPDFMDKLVVHITKNFLNLPNIKVPLILGIWGGKGQGKSFQCELVFSKMGIKPHAGSPSLSRQSEENTFQAPCRLPVPVLNSQRKHTPGPMPKPNRRPGRTKRTIRDMLNLNKLDFTALEVYGRNYLKWVQDVKLHLTAKGIRATIEEPIDNKPVDEVEKTTAMILIRRHIHDALQTKYFVEEDPRIFWLAITDRFDHQKDIYFPETRHCWQHLRF from the exons ATGATTGCTGTTGAATTGATTCATCAAATGGTCTCTGGGTTG GAAGGGGAGGTTGATCTTATTGAGAGCAAACAG TTGAACTTCAACGCCTCTGCTTTCTTAGGAAACTACAGCTGGAAGAAGTTGAGCTCCAAGATCATCAACCACCCCAAGACCTCTTCAACTGGGAACTTCAAGGTTTCTGCAGAATACGATGAGTCGAAGCAGACCTCCAAGGACAGGTGGGGAGGACTTGCCTTTGACACTTCAGATGACCAGCAGGACATCACCAGAGGAAAGGGCATGGTGGACACCCTTTTCCAAGCTCCTGTGGGCAGTGGGACCCACTACGCCGTCATGAGCTCCTACGATTACATCAGTACTGGCCTTCGCCA ACTGGACAACATGATGGATGGCTTCTACATTGCTCCAGATTTCATGGACAAACTTGTGGTTCACATTACCAAGAACTTTTTGAACCTGCCCAACATTaag GTTCCTCTTATTTTGGGTATCTGGGGAGGCAAAGGTCAAGGAAAATCATTTCAATGTGAGCTTGTCTTCTCCAAGATGGGAATCAA gccccatgccggctccccgtctctgagcagacagtcagaggaaaatacattCCAAGCCCCATGTAGGCTCCCggtccctgtgctaaatagtcagaggaaacacactccaggccctatgccaaaaCCAAACCGTCGTCCAGGACGGACCAAAAGGACCattag ggacatgttgaacttgaacaagctcgatttcaccgCTTTGGAAGTATAtggaagaaactacctgaagtgggttcaagacgtgaagctccacctcaccgcaaagggtattagagccaccatcgagGAACCTATCGACAATAAACCCGTCGATGAAGTTGAGAAAACTACTGCTATGATCTTGattcgaagacacatccatgatgcactgcaaaccAAGTACTTTGTTGAGGAAGATCCACGCATCTTCTGGCTTGCTATAACCGATCGTTTCGATCATCAGAAAGACATTTACTTTCCTGAAACAAGACACTGCTGGCAGCATTTACGCTTCTAA
- the LOC103427610 gene encoding uncharacterized protein isoform X1, with translation MIAVELIHQMVSGLEGEVDLIESKQVQLNFNASAFLGNYSWKKLSSKIINHPKTSSTGNFKVSAEYDESKQTSKDRWGGLAFDTSDDQQDITRGKGMVDTLFQAPVGSGTHYAVMSSYDYISTGLRQLDNMMDGFYIAPDFMDKLVVHITKNFLNLPNIKVPLILGIWGGKGQGKSFQCELVFSKMGIKPHAGSPSLSRQSEENTFQAPCRLPVPVLNSQRKHTPGPMPKPNRRPGRTKRTIRDMLNLNKLDFTALEVYGRNYLKWVQDVKLHLTAKGIRATIEEPIDNKPVDEVEKTTAMILIRRHIHDALQTKYFVEEDPRIFWLAITDRFDHQKDIYFPETRHCWQHLRF, from the exons ATGATTGCTGTTGAATTGATTCATCAAATGGTCTCTGGGTTG GAAGGGGAGGTTGATCTTATTGAGAGCAAACAG GTGCAGTTGAACTTCAACGCCTCTGCTTTCTTAGGAAACTACAGCTGGAAGAAGTTGAGCTCCAAGATCATCAACCACCCCAAGACCTCTTCAACTGGGAACTTCAAGGTTTCTGCAGAATACGATGAGTCGAAGCAGACCTCCAAGGACAGGTGGGGAGGACTTGCCTTTGACACTTCAGATGACCAGCAGGACATCACCAGAGGAAAGGGCATGGTGGACACCCTTTTCCAAGCTCCTGTGGGCAGTGGGACCCACTACGCCGTCATGAGCTCCTACGATTACATCAGTACTGGCCTTCGCCA ACTGGACAACATGATGGATGGCTTCTACATTGCTCCAGATTTCATGGACAAACTTGTGGTTCACATTACCAAGAACTTTTTGAACCTGCCCAACATTaag GTTCCTCTTATTTTGGGTATCTGGGGAGGCAAAGGTCAAGGAAAATCATTTCAATGTGAGCTTGTCTTCTCCAAGATGGGAATCAA gccccatgccggctccccgtctctgagcagacagtcagaggaaaatacattCCAAGCCCCATGTAGGCTCCCggtccctgtgctaaatagtcagaggaaacacactccaggccctatgccaaaaCCAAACCGTCGTCCAGGACGGACCAAAAGGACCattag ggacatgttgaacttgaacaagctcgatttcaccgCTTTGGAAGTATAtggaagaaactacctgaagtgggttcaagacgtgaagctccacctcaccgcaaagggtattagagccaccatcgagGAACCTATCGACAATAAACCCGTCGATGAAGTTGAGAAAACTACTGCTATGATCTTGattcgaagacacatccatgatgcactgcaaaccAAGTACTTTGTTGAGGAAGATCCACGCATCTTCTGGCTTGCTATAACCGATCGTTTCGATCATCAGAAAGACATTTACTTTCCTGAAACAAGACACTGCTGGCAGCATTTACGCTTCTAA
- the LOC103427610 gene encoding ribulose bisphosphate carboxylase/oxygenase activase, chloroplastic-like isoform X8 has translation MAASVSAATIAAVNRSPVQLNFNASAFLGNYSWKKLSSKIINHPKTSSTGNFKVSAEYDESKQTSKDRWGGLAFDTSDDQQDITRGKGMVDTLFQAPVGSGTHYAVMSSYDYISTGLRQLDNMMDGFYIAPDFMDKLVVHITKNFLNLPNIKVPLILGIWGGKGQGKSFQCELVFSKMGIKDMLNLNKLDFTALEVYGRNYLKWVQDVKLHLTAKGIRATIEEPIDNKPVDEVEKTTAMILIRRHIHDALQTKYFVEEDPRIFWLAITDRFDHQKDIYFPETRHCWQHLRF, from the exons ATGGCTGCTTCAGTCTCAGCAGCAACCATCGCGGCCGTCAACAGATCACCG GTGCAGTTGAACTTCAACGCCTCTGCTTTCTTAGGAAACTACAGCTGGAAGAAGTTGAGCTCCAAGATCATCAACCACCCCAAGACCTCTTCAACTGGGAACTTCAAGGTTTCTGCAGAATACGATGAGTCGAAGCAGACCTCCAAGGACAGGTGGGGAGGACTTGCCTTTGACACTTCAGATGACCAGCAGGACATCACCAGAGGAAAGGGCATGGTGGACACCCTTTTCCAAGCTCCTGTGGGCAGTGGGACCCACTACGCCGTCATGAGCTCCTACGATTACATCAGTACTGGCCTTCGCCA ACTGGACAACATGATGGATGGCTTCTACATTGCTCCAGATTTCATGGACAAACTTGTGGTTCACATTACCAAGAACTTTTTGAACCTGCCCAACATTaag GTTCCTCTTATTTTGGGTATCTGGGGAGGCAAAGGTCAAGGAAAATCATTTCAATGTGAGCTTGTCTTCTCCAAGATGGGAATCAA ggacatgttgaacttgaacaagctcgatttcaccgCTTTGGAAGTATAtggaagaaactacctgaagtgggttcaagacgtgaagctccacctcaccgcaaagggtattagagccaccatcgagGAACCTATCGACAATAAACCCGTCGATGAAGTTGAGAAAACTACTGCTATGATCTTGattcgaagacacatccatgatgcactgcaaaccAAGTACTTTGTTGAGGAAGATCCACGCATCTTCTGGCTTGCTATAACCGATCGTTTCGATCATCAGAAAGACATTTACTTTCCTGAAACAAGACACTGCTGGCAGCATTTACGCTTCTAA
- the LOC103427610 gene encoding ribulose bisphosphate carboxylase/oxygenase activase, chloroplastic-like isoform X3 has product MAASVSAATIAAVNRSPVQLNFNASAFLGNYSWKKLSSKIINHPKTSSTGNFKVSAEYDESKQTSKDRWGGLAFDTSDDQQDITRGKGMVDTLFQAPVGSGTHYAVMSSYDYISTGLRQLDNMMDGFYIAPDFMDKLVVHITKNFLNLPNIKVPLILGIWGGKGQGKSFQCELVFSKMGIKPHAGSPSLSRQSEENTFQAPCRLPVPVLNSQRKHTPGPMPKPNRRPGRTKRTIRDMLNLNKLDFTALEVYGRNYLKWVQDVKLHLTAKGIRATIEEPIDNKPVDEVEKTTAMILIRRHIHDALQTKYFVEEDPRIFWLAITDRFDHQKDIYFPETRHCWQHLRF; this is encoded by the exons ATGGCTGCTTCAGTCTCAGCAGCAACCATCGCGGCCGTCAACAGATCACCG GTGCAGTTGAACTTCAACGCCTCTGCTTTCTTAGGAAACTACAGCTGGAAGAAGTTGAGCTCCAAGATCATCAACCACCCCAAGACCTCTTCAACTGGGAACTTCAAGGTTTCTGCAGAATACGATGAGTCGAAGCAGACCTCCAAGGACAGGTGGGGAGGACTTGCCTTTGACACTTCAGATGACCAGCAGGACATCACCAGAGGAAAGGGCATGGTGGACACCCTTTTCCAAGCTCCTGTGGGCAGTGGGACCCACTACGCCGTCATGAGCTCCTACGATTACATCAGTACTGGCCTTCGCCA ACTGGACAACATGATGGATGGCTTCTACATTGCTCCAGATTTCATGGACAAACTTGTGGTTCACATTACCAAGAACTTTTTGAACCTGCCCAACATTaag GTTCCTCTTATTTTGGGTATCTGGGGAGGCAAAGGTCAAGGAAAATCATTTCAATGTGAGCTTGTCTTCTCCAAGATGGGAATCAA gccccatgccggctccccgtctctgagcagacagtcagaggaaaatacattCCAAGCCCCATGTAGGCTCCCggtccctgtgctaaatagtcagaggaaacacactccaggccctatgccaaaaCCAAACCGTCGTCCAGGACGGACCAAAAGGACCattag ggacatgttgaacttgaacaagctcgatttcaccgCTTTGGAAGTATAtggaagaaactacctgaagtgggttcaagacgtgaagctccacctcaccgcaaagggtattagagccaccatcgagGAACCTATCGACAATAAACCCGTCGATGAAGTTGAGAAAACTACTGCTATGATCTTGattcgaagacacatccatgatgcactgcaaaccAAGTACTTTGTTGAGGAAGATCCACGCATCTTCTGGCTTGCTATAACCGATCGTTTCGATCATCAGAAAGACATTTACTTTCCTGAAACAAGACACTGCTGGCAGCATTTACGCTTCTAA
- the LOC103427610 gene encoding ribulose bisphosphate carboxylase/oxygenase activase, chloroplastic-like isoform X7, which produces MIAVELIHQMVSGLEGEVDLIESKQVQLNFNASAFLGNYSWKKLSSKIINHPKTSSTGNFKVSAEYDESKQTSKDRWGGLAFDTSDDQQDITRGKGMVDTLFQAPVGSGTHYAVMSSYDYISTGLRQLDNMMDGFYIAPDFMDKLVVHITKNFLNLPNIKVPLILGIWGGKGQGKSFQCELVFSKMGIKDMLNLNKLDFTALEVYGRNYLKWVQDVKLHLTAKGIRATIEEPIDNKPVDEVEKTTAMILIRRHIHDALQTKYFVEEDPRIFWLAITDRFDHQKDIYFPETRHCWQHLRF; this is translated from the exons ATGATTGCTGTTGAATTGATTCATCAAATGGTCTCTGGGTTG GAAGGGGAGGTTGATCTTATTGAGAGCAAACAG GTGCAGTTGAACTTCAACGCCTCTGCTTTCTTAGGAAACTACAGCTGGAAGAAGTTGAGCTCCAAGATCATCAACCACCCCAAGACCTCTTCAACTGGGAACTTCAAGGTTTCTGCAGAATACGATGAGTCGAAGCAGACCTCCAAGGACAGGTGGGGAGGACTTGCCTTTGACACTTCAGATGACCAGCAGGACATCACCAGAGGAAAGGGCATGGTGGACACCCTTTTCCAAGCTCCTGTGGGCAGTGGGACCCACTACGCCGTCATGAGCTCCTACGATTACATCAGTACTGGCCTTCGCCA ACTGGACAACATGATGGATGGCTTCTACATTGCTCCAGATTTCATGGACAAACTTGTGGTTCACATTACCAAGAACTTTTTGAACCTGCCCAACATTaag GTTCCTCTTATTTTGGGTATCTGGGGAGGCAAAGGTCAAGGAAAATCATTTCAATGTGAGCTTGTCTTCTCCAAGATGGGAATCAA ggacatgttgaacttgaacaagctcgatttcaccgCTTTGGAAGTATAtggaagaaactacctgaagtgggttcaagacgtgaagctccacctcaccgcaaagggtattagagccaccatcgagGAACCTATCGACAATAAACCCGTCGATGAAGTTGAGAAAACTACTGCTATGATCTTGattcgaagacacatccatgatgcactgcaaaccAAGTACTTTGTTGAGGAAGATCCACGCATCTTCTGGCTTGCTATAACCGATCGTTTCGATCATCAGAAAGACATTTACTTTCCTGAAACAAGACACTGCTGGCAGCATTTACGCTTCTAA
- the LOC103427610 gene encoding ribulose bisphosphate carboxylase/oxygenase activase, chloroplastic-like isoform X11, whose amino-acid sequence MIAVELIHQMVSGLLNFNASAFLGNYSWKKLSSKIINHPKTSSTGNFKVSAEYDESKQTSKDRWGGLAFDTSDDQQDITRGKGMVDTLFQAPVGSGTHYAVMSSYDYISTGLRQLDNMMDGFYIAPDFMDKLVVHITKNFLNLPNIKVPLILGIWGGKGQGKSFQCELVFSKMGIKDMLNLNKLDFTALEVYGRNYLKWVQDVKLHLTAKGIRATIEEPIDNKPVDEVEKTTAMILIRRHIHDALQTKYFVEEDPRIFWLAITDRFDHQKDIYFPETRHCWQHLRF is encoded by the exons ATGATTGCTGTTGAATTGATTCATCAAATGGTCTCTGGGTTG TTGAACTTCAACGCCTCTGCTTTCTTAGGAAACTACAGCTGGAAGAAGTTGAGCTCCAAGATCATCAACCACCCCAAGACCTCTTCAACTGGGAACTTCAAGGTTTCTGCAGAATACGATGAGTCGAAGCAGACCTCCAAGGACAGGTGGGGAGGACTTGCCTTTGACACTTCAGATGACCAGCAGGACATCACCAGAGGAAAGGGCATGGTGGACACCCTTTTCCAAGCTCCTGTGGGCAGTGGGACCCACTACGCCGTCATGAGCTCCTACGATTACATCAGTACTGGCCTTCGCCA ACTGGACAACATGATGGATGGCTTCTACATTGCTCCAGATTTCATGGACAAACTTGTGGTTCACATTACCAAGAACTTTTTGAACCTGCCCAACATTaag GTTCCTCTTATTTTGGGTATCTGGGGAGGCAAAGGTCAAGGAAAATCATTTCAATGTGAGCTTGTCTTCTCCAAGATGGGAATCAA ggacatgttgaacttgaacaagctcgatttcaccgCTTTGGAAGTATAtggaagaaactacctgaagtgggttcaagacgtgaagctccacctcaccgcaaagggtattagagccaccatcgagGAACCTATCGACAATAAACCCGTCGATGAAGTTGAGAAAACTACTGCTATGATCTTGattcgaagacacatccatgatgcactgcaaaccAAGTACTTTGTTGAGGAAGATCCACGCATCTTCTGGCTTGCTATAACCGATCGTTTCGATCATCAGAAAGACATTTACTTTCCTGAAACAAGACACTGCTGGCAGCATTTACGCTTCTAA